Part of the Halodesulfovibrio sp. MK-HDV genome, TTATTTTATCCAATCAATTAAGACGAACAAAATATTTTCGTTCGGGCAAACCACAACGGACGTTAGAGACGTCCTGCGCCATTCCACTGCTTCTCCTAATTTTTCCATCTATAAAAGCTCATCTGGTCAATATTTGCTTTGCATTACTCAGGCGTTGCGAGTCGAGGGAAGCATTGTCGGTATTATCGGTAGCATTTTTTCTTTCACCTCTTTTACAAATTCTATTGATCTCGATCGGAACCTGTACAGCATTCTTATCGAAAAAAATGGTAAATTTACCGACATCCTTTCTGGAACAACAATAACCAATCCAGTTACACTATTACAAAACGCCATACAGGGCATTTCCCACTCTGTTCTTTTCAACCATGAGCATCTTGCTATACCTATCGGTATGAATCAGCTCTACCTGTATGCATACACAAAAACGCTGACCCCCAACCTTTCCACTATTCTTTTCACATGGTTGCTTCTCTGCTTCCCCGGATTTCTCATTACATATTGGCTCGCACTAAAACTTTCGAAAAAAGGAATCGAATCTATTCTGCGTCTTACATCATTTTCGGGTGATAGAAGGAAAGACAAAGAGATCATGCTGGAACTTGCCGAGAACTCGTTCATAAATGAAGTCAGCAATGGCGCTCAAAAACTTGTTACATACTGTGATCAGCTTATACAAAGCGAAGAGTACAAAAGACATACGGCTCTGTTTGAAGCATGTACAACTGCGCTTGTTGTTTGTGATCTGGATGGAAGAATTCTTGAATGGAATGAAGAACTAACCACCTTGTTAGGTGGCGCCAAAAAAAACCTTTACGGCATACCGGTCAAAGAAATTTTCAGCAGTATGGATCAGCTACGAGTCATCACAGGTATGGCGCATGTGAGACAATCTATTAATGCGCCGTTTGATTCGAACAATGTATTCCGTGCACGACTCAGATTAAATTCAGTTCGCAAACGCTCACAGCATATCGAAGCTGTTATCAAACACTTACAATATGCTAACCGCTCTTCTCTTGTTTTCATGCTCTACAACGTCACAAAACACGTAATTGCTGAACAGGGATTGCAGCGTGCAAAGAACTCTGCCGAAACAGTTACAAAAGACAGGCATCATTTTTACATGGGACTGACACAGGAGATTGAACCTCTTGCCGAAGCACTAAATCAGTCACTTATTCTCCTTAGTGAAACACAGCCGACTGAAATTCAGCAACGTCACATGGAGCATTTGCAATTCCATAACGAGCTGCTCTCTGAGCTTATTACGAATATTCGTGACTTTGCTCTGCTGGAAACAGGAAGTATCTTTTTTGAAAGGGCAACTTTTGAGCTTGAAACGCTCCTCAGGCAAGTTCATGCATCCACGTATTCTCGTGCTATGCAGCTGCAATCAGACATCTGTATTTACCTTGATCCGGCTGTTCCTCAAGAAATCTGGTTCGATTTTTCAAAGTCACTACAAGTCCTCAGTAACTTGATAAACATCGCAGCCAAACGAGTACACGGTGGCATTGTAACAATGACAGTCACAGCGGGTGAAGTGCTGAATAACCAAATGCAAATAGTCTTTGAAGTTTGCGGCCAGAAAAATCCCGTCAGGAATGAAGATGTCATCGCTGAAACAGGCACGTTACCTCAGCCTGAATATTATGGAGAGAGAGGGCAGCAACTAAGTTTGGCAATTATCGAACGCATGATTAAGATGTTTTCCATTGAACTGGAACAACACGTCACCCCGGCAGATGTTCATATATTTTCCCTCGAAGTAAACATTACGACACGCTATCCACTGCGCGACAACCTTCATCTGTTGCTTAAAGATAAAACGGTTCTGCTAACCTACTGCGAACACAACACAGTCAATTTTATTGGAAAGACCCTCAGCAGACTAGGGGCAACCTGCGTGTTCAGCCCTGTCGAAGATGGGTACTGCAAACACGTGATCGAAGCACAAGACTCATACGATGTCATCATCAGCTGCGGTTGCGCGTTCGAAGTTCTTTCTGAAAGTGAAACCCGCAACTACTGCCAACAGCTTACAACAACACTATACACAGTAACCCATTCATACTGGGAGCCAACGTATACCCACCCTAAAGTGGAATCACTCCGTAAGCCTGTCATGGTAAACGAATTACTTGCAAAGCTTTGCAACAAGCTACTTCCTACAGTTCAAGATTACACGGTGACTGGAAGTTCGCTGACATCTGGACTCGCTCTCATCATCGCGAAAAAAACTAACCAGACTGAATTCTTACTGAACAATCTACAGCAGCAAGGCTACTCAGTTGTTCTGGTTGAAGACGTGATGAAGGGCGTTGATGCACGACAGCTATATCAGCCTGAACTTATCCTGCTAGATACTGGATACGTGACACTGGACAGTTTTTGGCTGACCAAAAAAATTAGAGAAATGGAAGAAGCTGAACAACTTGAACCATCGCGCATTATCATGTTTATCAGTCAGGAATACGCAACAGCCCCAGAATACGTAGACAAATACACGCTGATTCTCAAAGCGAACACCGCTCCCAAAGAACTGTTTACTCACATTTCAGCGTTACGAGGCAAAGCAGACAACGTCCACGTTGCATAATTACAAAAAAAAAAGCCCACACAGTTGTGTGGGCTTTTTTATTAGCGTTTTGTTTTTTTCTTTNTTCGTCGAAGGTACGCTTCGAATGGCTTGAGCGGAACTTAAGCCTGATCGGTGCGTGTACAATCTTAAAGGCCTTACGTACCGCTTTTTCCAAGTAACGAATGTAGTGCTCTTTCAGGCGCTCATGGTCGTTACAGAAAAATACGAAAGTAGGCGGCAGAGTTTCTGCCTGAGTCATGTAGAA contains:
- a CDS encoding PAS domain S-box protein, which encodes MQNPFKQTNANFHSKKHSIYFWWSALLLLILVIFSCFFIFASYYLQVSHYHQDFMDKGIEKSKLLSIHLNNEIEEQQAVIQYLAKDNDLLNAMSMDDDPAVLKWISAVHNFDRNQIYFIQSIKTNKIFSFGQTTTDVRDVLRHSTASPNFSIYKSSSGQYLLCITQALRVEGSIVGIIGSIFSFTSFTNSIDLDRNLYSILIEKNGKFTDILSGTTITNPVTLLQNAIQGISHSVLFNHEHLAIPIGMNQLYLYAYTKTLTPNLSTILFTWLLLCFPGFLITYWLALKLSKKGIESILRLTSFSGDRRKDKEIMLELAENSFINEVSNGAQKLVTYCDQLIQSEEYKRHTALFEACTTALVVCDLDGRILEWNEELTTLLGGAKKNLYGIPVKEIFSSMDQLRVITGMAHVRQSINAPFDSNNVFRARLRLNSVRKRSQHIEAVIKHLQYANRSSLVFMLYNVTKHVIAEQGLQRAKNSAETVTKDRHHFYMGLTQEIEPLAEALNQSLILLSETQPTEIQQRHMEHLQFHNELLSELITNIRDFALLETGSIFFERATFELETLLRQVHASTYSRAMQLQSDICIYLDPAVPQEIWFDFSKSLQVLSNLINIAAKRVHGGIVTMTVTAGEVLNNQMQIVFEVCGQKNPVRNEDVIAETGTLPQPEYYGERGQQLSLAIIERMIKMFSIELEQHVTPADVHIFSLEVNITTRYPLRDNLHLLLKDKTVLLTYCEHNTVNFIGKTLSRLGATCVFSPVEDGYCKHVIEAQDSYDVIISCGCAFEVLSESETRNYCQQLTTTLYTVTHSYWEPTYTHPKVESLRKPVMVNELLAKLCNKLLPTVQDYTVTGSSLTSGLALIIAKKTNQTEFLLNNLQQQGYSVVLVEDVMKGVDARQLYQPELILLDTGYVTLDSFWLTKKIREMEEAEQLEPSRIIMFISQEYATAPEYVDKYTLILKANTAPKELFTHISALRGKADNVHVA